TGCGATCGCGTGGCTGTCGAGCTATCACCGGATCCCGGTCGAGGCGCTTGCACCGCATATCTACGCGTTGCCGCAGTCCGAAGCAGTCCGCCATGCGATGCGAGTGGCATCGGGCCTGGATTCAATGGTGCTCGGCGAAACCCAGATCCTGGGCCAGATGAAGGACGCTGTGCGTACCGCGTCAGAAGCCGGTGCGCTCGGTACCTATCTGAACCAGTTGTTTCAGCGCACGTTCGCGGTGGCCAAGGAAGTGCGCGGGCAGACGCAGATCGGCGCGCATTCGGTATCGATGGCCGCCGCAGCCGTGCGACTGGCGCAACGCATTTTTGAGAACATCGCCGGGCAACGCGTGTTGTTCATCGGTGCTGGCGAGATGATCGAGTTGTGTGCGACGCATTTCGCTGCGCACAATCCACGTGAGTTGATTGTCGCCAACCGCACCGTGGAGCGCGGCAGCAAGCTGGCCGAGCGCTTCGGCGGCAAGGCGATCATGCTCGCCGATCTGCCGTCGCGGCTGCACGAGTTCGACATCGTCGTGTCGTGTACCGCGTCTACCCTGCCGCTCATCGGCCTGGGCGCGGTGGAACGCGCGGTCAAGGCGCGCAAGCACCGGCCGATGTTCATGGTGGACCTGGCGGTGCCGCGCGACATCGAGCCCGAAGTGGCCGAGCTGGACGACGTGTTCCTTTATACGGTGGACGACCTCGGCTCGATCGTGCGGGAAGGCAATGCCATCCGGCAGGCCGCCGTCGCGCAGGCCGAGGCGATTATCGAGACACGCGTGCAAGCCTTCATGCACTGGCTTGAGCAACGCAGCATCGTGCCGGTGATCCGTCACATGCACACGCAAGCCGACCGGCTGCGCCGTGTGGAGTTGGAGCGCGCCCAGAAAATGCTGGCACGCGGCGACGATCCCGCCGCCGTGCTCGAGGCACTGTCGCAGGCGCTGACCAATAAGTTCATCCATGGCCCGACGCATGCGCTGACCCACGCGGCCGGCGGCGATCGCGACAAGCTGGTCGAGCTGATGTCCGGCTTCTACCAGCACGCCGGCCTCTCCGAGCGTTAGTGGCGCTCGTCACCCGCCGGCACGCGCGTATCGTCGAGCGTGCCTTCGTTTTCCATTGAACGCGACCCTGTTCGCGCCCTTTGCCAGATGCGCCGATGAAACCGAGTATGCAAGCCAAGCTGGAGCAGCTGACCAAGCGACTGCTGGAGTTAAACGAACAGCTTTCGCGCGAAGATGTCACATCCGATCTTGACCAGTACCGCAAGCTAACCCGCGAGCACGCGGAACTCGCGCCAGTGGTCGAGCAATATGCGCAGTGGAAAACCGCGCGCAACGATGAGGCGACCGCTCAGGAGTTGCTGGCCGATCCATCGATGCGAGATTTCGCGGAGGACGAACTCAGTGCAGCGCGCAGCCGGATGGAGCAACTGGAGTGCGACTTGCAGAAAATGCTGTTGCCCAAGGATCCGAACGACGAGCGCAACATCTTCTTGGAAATTCGCGCCGGCACCGGCGGCGACGAGAGCGCGCTATTTGCCGGCGACCTGCTACGCATGTACCTGCGCTATGCGGAACGCCATCGCTGGCAGGTCGAGATGATGTCGGAAAGCGCGTCGGACCTGGGCGGTTATAAGGAAGTGATCGTTCGCATCATCGGCCAGGGCGCCTATTCGCGGCTCAAATTCGAATCAGGCGGGCATCGCGTGCAGCGGGTGCCGGCCACCGAGACACAGGGGCGTATCCACACGTCGGCTTGCACGGTCGCCGTGATGCCAGAGGCGGACGAGATCGCCGAGATCGAACTCAATCCGGCCGATTTGCGTATCGACACGTTCCGCGCATCGGGCGCCGGCGGTCAGCATATCAACAAGACCGACTCGGCAGTGCGCATCACGCACCTCCCAACTGGCATCGTAGTGGAATGCCAGGACGATCGCTCGCAGCACAAAAACAAGGACCGCGCGATGAAGGTGCTGGCCGCCCGCATCAAGGACAAGCAATATCAGGAGCAGCATGCGAAGGAGGCCGCCACCCGCAAAAGTCTCGTGGGCTCGGGCGACCGCTCCGAGCGCATTCGCACCTACAATTTCCCGCAGGGCCGGCTAACCGACCACCGGATCAACGTGACGCTGTACAAGCTGGAACAGATGATGGACGGCGACCTGGACACCCTCATCGACGCACTCGTCTCGGAACACCAGGCCGAGCTGCTCGCCGCGATGGGCGAAACCGAGTAAGCATATTATGACTTGCGTCGCGCAACTGCTGCGAACCTCGCCGCTGGCCCCGCTGGAAGCGCGGATTCTGCTCGCCCACGTGCTAAATTGGCCGCGTACCGCGCTGATCACGCGTGCTGACGACACGCTGCCGGACGCGTTGTCGGCGCGCTTTCTGGCGTTGCAGGCCCGGCGAGTCGAGGGCGAGCCGATCGCGCAACTAGTCGGTTCGCGCGAATTCTTCGGGCTCGAGTTCGACGTGACGCCGCACGTGCTGATCCCACGTCCGGAGACGGAGCTGCTGGTTGAGTGCGCGCTGGACGCGGTACGGACAATCCCATCCCCCCACATACTCGATCTTGGCACTGGCAGCGGTGCCATCGCGATCGCGATCGCCCATGCGCGCCCGGATGCACGGATCGTCGCCACG
This region of Mycetohabitans endofungorum genomic DNA includes:
- the prfA gene encoding peptide chain release factor 1; this translates as MKPSMQAKLEQLTKRLLELNEQLSREDVTSDLDQYRKLTREHAELAPVVEQYAQWKTARNDEATAQELLADPSMRDFAEDELSAARSRMEQLECDLQKMLLPKDPNDERNIFLEIRAGTGGDESALFAGDLLRMYLRYAERHRWQVEMMSESASDLGGYKEVIVRIIGQGAYSRLKFESGGHRVQRVPATETQGRIHTSACTVAVMPEADEIAEIELNPADLRIDTFRASGAGGQHINKTDSAVRITHLPTGIVVECQDDRSQHKNKDRAMKVLAARIKDKQYQEQHAKEAATRKSLVGSGDRSERIRTYNFPQGRLTDHRINVTLYKLEQMMDGDLDTLIDALVSEHQAELLAAMGETE